Proteins encoded by one window of Tunturibacter psychrotolerans:
- a CDS encoding cupredoxin domain-containing protein gives MKYWISAKAILVSMLSVGSFVVPGFASTSDVPVTINVSVKRFAYEPSQITLKKGEPVVIKLTTEDVAHGLKFKELNLNTKIEKGKPAELAFTPTQTGDFVGHCSVFCGSGHGSMTLTLHVTE, from the coding sequence ATGAAGTACTGGATTTCAGCCAAAGCAATTCTAGTGAGTATGTTATCTGTCGGCTCATTCGTTGTGCCGGGATTTGCTTCAACGTCCGATGTTCCCGTTACGATCAATGTTTCGGTGAAGCGTTTCGCCTACGAGCCGTCACAAATCACCCTGAAGAAAGGTGAGCCGGTAGTAATCAAGTTGACAACTGAAGACGTTGCTCATGGCTTAAAATTCAAGGAATTGAACCTTAACACGAAGATTGAAAAGGGGAAGCCGGCGGAACTCGCATTCACGCCCACACAAACCGGTGACTTTGTAGGCCACTGCTCAGTGTTCTGCGGATCTGGTCACGGCTCAATGACTTTAACGCTTCACGTGACAGAGTAA
- a CDS encoding c-type cytochrome: MTWSKHSLFIRNRTQRSPLQRSDANIAAGREAFTHYCVACHGMDGQNTGVPFAGAMSPPVPLLSSSEIQSYTDGQLKWVIDYGIAPSGMPGSKGILSDDEIWSIVLFIRNLPPAGSLGDPVLYDK; the protein is encoded by the coding sequence TTGACTTGGAGCAAGCACTCCTTATTCATTCGCAACCGCACGCAACGTAGTCCGCTCCAGCGCTCTGACGCAAACATCGCCGCGGGGCGGGAGGCTTTCACGCACTATTGCGTCGCATGTCATGGAATGGATGGCCAAAACACTGGTGTCCCGTTCGCAGGTGCCATGTCGCCTCCGGTACCTCTGCTTAGCTCTAGTGAGATTCAGTCCTACACGGATGGGCAACTCAAATGGGTGATCGATTATGGTATTGCACCATCCGGCATGCCGGGCTCGAAGGGCATTCTGAGCGATGACGAGATATGGTCGATTGTTTTGTTTATTCGGAACCTGCCGCCCGCAGGTAGCCTCGGTGATCCAGTTCTTTACGACAAGTAA
- a CDS encoding class I SAM-dependent methyltransferase, which translates to MIAMAHKESIDFRADEDNDFRLRCPRCRGWINSLPYTNVAEAILVCSDCCLKLSSEGGIWRALLPERVSHFSRFIRDYEFIRSAEGRGSVDAKYYFALPYRDLSGSNSQQWIIRAKTFRYIERHILPDLQLDNRKRLRILDLGAGNGWMSYRLALGGHAPVAVDLLTNDRDGLGAAIHYQKQLTTLFPRVQAELDVLPLMDDAFDLVIFNASFHYSEDYEKTIAEALRCTRAGGTILIADTPWYSNEASGQQMVIERRRSFTQSYGIASDSLNSLEFLTDQRLQRLEARFALHWQVHTPSYGIRWLMRPLFAKMQGRREPSQFRIYSARVQK; encoded by the coding sequence ATGATCGCGATGGCTCATAAAGAATCCATCGATTTTCGTGCGGACGAAGACAACGACTTTCGTCTTCGATGCCCTCGATGCAGGGGATGGATCAATAGTTTGCCGTATACGAATGTTGCTGAAGCCATATTGGTCTGTTCCGACTGTTGCTTAAAGCTGTCGAGCGAGGGCGGTATTTGGAGAGCTTTGCTTCCCGAACGCGTCTCTCACTTCTCCCGCTTCATTCGTGACTATGAGTTTATTCGCTCTGCGGAAGGCCGTGGCAGCGTGGATGCGAAATACTATTTCGCGCTACCTTATCGCGATCTGTCAGGAAGCAACAGTCAACAATGGATCATACGTGCAAAGACGTTTCGTTATATCGAGCGACATATTCTCCCTGACTTGCAACTCGATAACAGAAAGCGGCTTCGAATTTTGGACCTCGGCGCAGGTAACGGATGGATGAGCTATCGGCTCGCTCTCGGAGGGCACGCGCCTGTGGCAGTGGATCTGCTTACCAACGACAGAGACGGGCTTGGCGCCGCAATTCACTATCAGAAGCAGCTTACTACGCTCTTTCCGCGCGTACAGGCCGAATTGGACGTGCTTCCCCTCATGGACGACGCATTCGATCTTGTCATTTTCAACGCTTCATTTCACTATTCCGAAGATTACGAGAAGACCATTGCTGAAGCCTTACGTTGCACGCGCGCGGGGGGCACAATTCTTATTGCTGACACCCCATGGTATAGCAACGAAGCAAGCGGTCAACAAATGGTAATCGAACGTCGGAGGTCTTTCACTCAAAGTTATGGCATTGCCTCCGACAGTCTCAACAGTCTCGAATTCCTCACCGATCAACGTCTCCAAAGACTGGAAGCGCGCTTCGCACTTCATTGGCAGGTGCACACGCCGAGTTACGGCATCCGCTGGCTCATGCGGCCATTATTCGCCAAAATGCAGGGTAGACGTGAACCATCTCAATTTCGAATCTATAGTGCCCGAGTACAAAAATGA
- a CDS encoding B12-binding domain-containing radical SAM protein, whose product MPKARKVVFFFPSFASSDATAPLGILAVATPLIRAGYEVVLIDSTITPNYKLRVLEEVKDAICLGISLVTGPMIRETVAIAKAIKARDPKFPIVLGGWHPSLLPTQTLEAPYIDYVICGQGEESFLELVGHIENQSAPDFVSGIGFKRDNKLTFTPERALRPIVEQPPKAYQIADFDAYERMCGKRWAMYTSSLACPFDCAYCTNGAVYKRKWNALPAEQFVEETVDLSRRYNLSMLWIVDDNFLVDLDRARAIGEGLVRAGAEFQWSIQATTNLTSRLSQEDLKLLRRSGLHQICQGVDSGSPKILKAMNKTFQNFEDIYESAARCLSAGMRPSFNIIFAYPGEGPKERRETMNFIMDVCRRFPGTEFWTNIFTPYPGTNVMNRAAELGIEVPDSLEKWAEFFPRYTKLPWLNGRDHEELQIMRDYLRIAFDRIPIGVDRRTRITRLAQKCISFPARFRLDHGLYRFPAELWLNDKLKARTAGFKPVVDARRLEPSPEQVEAAC is encoded by the coding sequence TTGCCTAAAGCCCGCAAAGTCGTCTTCTTCTTTCCATCTTTCGCGAGCTCCGATGCCACAGCGCCCCTAGGTATTCTCGCTGTTGCCACTCCGCTGATCCGCGCTGGTTATGAGGTTGTGCTCATCGACTCTACGATCACCCCGAACTATAAGCTACGCGTCCTAGAAGAAGTGAAGGATGCGATCTGTCTCGGGATTTCTTTGGTGACCGGACCAATGATTCGGGAAACTGTCGCGATTGCCAAAGCAATCAAAGCTCGAGATCCCAAGTTCCCTATTGTCCTCGGCGGCTGGCACCCCTCCCTTCTACCTACACAGACACTTGAAGCCCCATACATCGACTACGTCATTTGCGGACAGGGAGAAGAGTCCTTCCTTGAGCTGGTCGGACACATTGAGAATCAGTCCGCTCCGGACTTCGTCTCGGGTATCGGTTTTAAGCGAGATAACAAACTCACATTTACGCCCGAACGTGCACTGCGGCCCATCGTAGAGCAGCCTCCCAAGGCCTATCAAATCGCAGATTTCGATGCCTATGAACGAATGTGTGGGAAGCGTTGGGCGATGTACACCTCTAGCTTGGCCTGTCCGTTTGATTGCGCTTATTGCACTAACGGTGCGGTCTATAAGCGCAAATGGAACGCTCTTCCAGCAGAGCAATTCGTTGAAGAGACTGTTGACCTGAGCCGAAGGTACAACCTGAGTATGCTTTGGATCGTCGACGATAACTTTCTCGTGGATCTCGATCGCGCACGAGCCATAGGCGAAGGTCTGGTGCGAGCAGGCGCAGAGTTTCAGTGGAGCATTCAAGCAACCACAAATCTCACCTCACGGCTTTCTCAAGAGGATCTGAAATTGTTGCGCCGCAGCGGACTTCACCAAATCTGTCAAGGTGTAGACTCCGGGTCTCCGAAGATCTTGAAGGCTATGAACAAGACATTTCAAAACTTTGAGGATATCTACGAGAGCGCGGCACGATGTCTGTCCGCAGGAATGCGCCCCTCTTTCAACATCATCTTCGCCTACCCTGGAGAGGGACCCAAAGAACGTAGAGAGACCATGAATTTTATTATGGATGTTTGCCGGCGTTTTCCAGGCACCGAGTTCTGGACGAATATCTTCACTCCCTATCCCGGAACCAACGTAATGAACAGGGCCGCCGAGCTTGGGATAGAAGTCCCCGACTCGCTCGAAAAATGGGCCGAGTTTTTTCCACGCTATACCAAGCTCCCATGGCTGAACGGACGTGATCACGAAGAATTACAAATTATGCGCGATTACCTTCGAATCGCTTTTGATCGGATTCCGATCGGAGTTGACCGCCGAACCCGCATCACTCGTCTCGCTCAGAAATGCATTTCTTTTCCAGCGCGTTTCCGACTTGATCATGGACTGTATCGTTTTCCGGCCGAGCTCTGGTTGAATGACAAGCTAAAAGCAAGGACCGCGGGATTCAAACCAGTCGTCGATGCGCGCCGATTGGAGCCCAGCCCCGAGCAGGTCGAGGCCGCATGCTGA
- a CDS encoding B12-binding domain-containing radical SAM protein produces MLSRGKVVLFYPPYDGPPLGAPLCLLALAASLREANFDAVLIDAAIEPNYLSRVECESVDALCVGISVLTGPMIRGAIEVANTIKNHTPWLPIIFGGWHPSLLPDQTLSESFVDMVVRGQGEITLVETVQALAQHRSLNNIAGLSWKSNGRRVHNADRRVEPLDSLPLPAFDLANFEAYEKISGVRKLAYATSVGCPYACNYCTDMIFYKRRFNALSADRTVAEMIDLVTRYRIDEVALLDSNFPVQLPRALQIARGIIDSGVKFKWTFQASTDFLCRMSEDDVRLLGASGVSHMGFGTESTSDSVLKLMNKRHQRVDEMYETARKAQLGDIRVTFNLIFGYPGETEADRIITFQTMSDIGRQFPNVSFSPNIFTPYPGIPIWPQLRELGVPEPQNLREWMDMPLGANMLPWLKGNELARLQRMLRYFLLNNQIDRQQNSYSRLRRTVRFIVQAPIRWRLRSSNYSFPWELWLSNISEHIVLRRSLVTGQELPKEPANAC; encoded by the coding sequence ATGCTGAGCAGAGGTAAGGTCGTTCTCTTTTATCCGCCCTATGACGGACCTCCGCTCGGCGCACCTCTTTGCTTACTCGCACTTGCTGCCAGCCTACGCGAAGCTAACTTCGACGCTGTCCTGATCGACGCCGCCATCGAGCCGAACTACCTCTCTCGCGTCGAGTGCGAGTCTGTAGACGCTCTCTGCGTTGGAATCTCCGTTTTGACGGGGCCGATGATCCGCGGCGCTATAGAGGTCGCAAACACGATCAAAAACCATACTCCGTGGCTTCCGATTATTTTTGGTGGATGGCATCCCTCTCTTCTTCCAGACCAAACCCTAAGCGAGAGCTTCGTGGATATGGTTGTTCGTGGTCAGGGTGAAATAACACTTGTAGAAACAGTTCAAGCATTGGCACAACATAGATCCCTCAACAACATCGCGGGACTTTCATGGAAAAGCAATGGGCGACGTGTCCACAATGCTGATCGTAGAGTAGAACCTCTTGACTCCCTGCCGCTCCCCGCATTCGACCTCGCTAATTTTGAGGCTTACGAGAAGATCTCTGGGGTTCGCAAACTCGCCTATGCCACCAGCGTTGGTTGTCCTTACGCATGCAATTACTGCACGGACATGATCTTCTATAAACGCAGATTTAATGCACTCTCGGCGGACCGGACTGTGGCTGAGATGATTGACCTAGTAACTCGGTATCGCATCGACGAAGTAGCGTTGCTGGACTCTAACTTCCCGGTTCAGCTACCGCGAGCACTCCAGATTGCCCGTGGCATCATCGATTCGGGAGTCAAGTTTAAGTGGACCTTCCAAGCCTCCACAGATTTCCTATGCCGCATGAGTGAAGATGATGTGCGGCTCTTAGGCGCTAGCGGTGTCTCACACATGGGCTTCGGCACCGAGTCGACATCGGACTCCGTTCTCAAGCTTATGAATAAGCGTCATCAGCGTGTCGATGAAATGTACGAAACTGCGCGCAAGGCTCAGTTGGGCGATATTCGTGTCACGTTCAATCTTATCTTCGGTTATCCGGGCGAGACAGAAGCGGATCGAATTATCACTTTTCAGACAATGAGCGACATCGGCCGCCAGTTCCCCAACGTCAGCTTCTCTCCAAATATCTTCACTCCGTATCCAGGAATTCCGATTTGGCCTCAACTGCGAGAACTTGGTGTCCCTGAGCCCCAGAATCTACGTGAATGGATGGACATGCCATTGGGAGCAAACATGTTGCCGTGGCTTAAGGGCAACGAGTTAGCGAGACTTCAACGCATGCTCAGATATTTTCTCCTCAACAATCAAATTGATCGCCAGCAAAATAGCTATTCACGGCTACGACGCACCGTGAGGTTTATCGTTCAAGCGCCCATCAGGTGGCGACTCCGTTCGAGTAACTACTCATTCCCTTGGGAACTCTGGCTCTCTAACATATCCGAACACATAGTACTCCGTCGTTCACTGGTGACTGGCCAAGAGCTTCCAAAGGAACCCGCCAATGCATGCTGA
- a CDS encoding B12-binding domain-containing radical SAM protein gives MIVLFNPRATKPRNRRLPLAVLAIAAVLEDREDYEIVDGNVDDNPVASISRLIEQYDVELLGVSVMPGPQMVAAMDASREIRRAYPHVKIVWGGYFPSVYPDAALNAKYVDYIVRGQGEDTLLELLDAMRGKRAFDSILGLSYKDIFGLPRNNAERPMKGPDEFPWSPFHRLPVEKYLRPSFFGKRTAVHHASIGCPFNCSFCGVHAAYGNKERMESPERTAAILSHLVTEYGADSVQFYDMNFFLREDHALELAKRIEHLNLRWWCEARVDVMSRYSDETFAALKRAGCTMIFFGAESGSDWALKEMKKGISTEQTVTIAERTKQFGIIPEFSFVIGNPGDPERDTRETLAFIRKLKKINPDSEIIIYHYTPVPQPGDMYGNVDGQIAWPSTPAEWASKRWMDFTLRIDTQAPWLQRKTKDLIDNFEIVIGSRWPTVQDIRAPKWSRILLKTLSAWRYALGVYRFPVELQWANEFISLRKPKRESL, from the coding sequence ATGATCGTTCTCTTTAATCCGCGAGCCACAAAACCACGCAACCGACGGCTTCCCCTTGCTGTATTGGCTATTGCCGCCGTACTTGAGGACCGCGAAGACTACGAGATTGTCGACGGCAACGTAGATGACAATCCCGTGGCCTCCATTTCGCGGCTAATCGAACAATACGACGTTGAACTACTTGGCGTCTCGGTCATGCCTGGACCGCAGATGGTCGCGGCGATGGACGCTTCCCGTGAAATACGTCGGGCCTATCCCCATGTCAAGATCGTGTGGGGTGGCTACTTCCCTTCCGTCTATCCAGATGCCGCGCTCAATGCAAAATATGTAGACTACATCGTTCGCGGCCAAGGCGAAGACACCCTACTTGAACTTCTAGATGCAATGCGCGGCAAGCGAGCGTTCGATTCCATTCTAGGGCTCTCCTACAAAGACATCTTCGGTCTCCCGAGGAATAACGCAGAGCGGCCCATGAAGGGGCCTGATGAATTTCCTTGGTCGCCATTCCATCGACTGCCTGTCGAAAAGTATCTTCGCCCTTCTTTTTTTGGGAAACGTACTGCCGTCCACCACGCAAGCATTGGCTGCCCTTTTAACTGCAGCTTCTGTGGTGTCCACGCCGCGTACGGGAACAAAGAGCGCATGGAGTCTCCGGAGCGTACCGCCGCCATTCTCTCCCATTTAGTGACCGAGTACGGTGCGGATTCGGTTCAGTTCTACGATATGAATTTCTTTCTTAGAGAAGATCACGCCCTCGAACTTGCCAAGCGAATTGAACATTTGAATCTTCGCTGGTGGTGCGAAGCCCGGGTCGATGTGATGTCTCGGTACTCTGACGAAACATTTGCTGCACTCAAACGCGCCGGTTGCACGATGATCTTCTTCGGCGCAGAGTCAGGCTCTGACTGGGCTCTTAAAGAGATGAAGAAGGGCATCAGCACAGAACAAACAGTCACAATCGCAGAACGAACAAAACAGTTCGGTATCATTCCTGAGTTCTCCTTCGTCATCGGAAACCCCGGCGATCCAGAACGTGACACACGGGAGACTCTCGCCTTCATTCGCAAACTGAAGAAGATTAACCCTGATTCTGAGATCATCATCTACCACTACACGCCGGTACCTCAACCTGGAGACATGTACGGCAACGTGGACGGCCAGATAGCATGGCCATCGACGCCCGCAGAGTGGGCGTCAAAGCGTTGGATGGATTTCACTCTCCGCATCGACACACAAGCTCCGTGGCTTCAACGTAAAACAAAAGATCTCATAGACAACTTTGAGATTGTCATTGGCTCGCGATGGCCAACAGTGCAGGACATCCGTGCGCCGAAGTGGAGCCGCATTTTGCTAAAAACTCTCAGTGCTTGGCGATACGCTCTCGGAGTTTATCGCTTTCCGGTTGAACTTCAATGGGCCAACGAATTCATCAGCCTCCGCAAACCAAAGCGAGAAAGTCTGTGA
- a CDS encoding B12-binding domain-containing radical SAM protein, which yields MADVLLTHSYHLPYDPKQVRKMQPYPPLGTLYAASALRAGDIAVAVFDTMLEDPNSGFTAALLEHGPKLVVIYEDDFNFLSKMCLTRMRQLAWQLAHQAKQSGAVVIAHGSDMTDQADSYLRNNVDFILLGEAEETLVALCSAILSGDPHLDIPGLAYLDAGGALSKSAGGIPKNPSWNSLPRPSRELIDLALYRQAWSSAHGHFSTNIVASRGCPYRCNWCAKPISGNKFQIRSAKAVAAEIRELKEVYGVEHIWFGDDVFALNHQWVQDLADEIETMECALPFKIQSRADLMTPKTVAGLKRAGCTEIWMGVESGSQRILDAMDKGLTVNDVITARTLLSDNGMRACFFLQFGYPGETWEDIQGTIGLVRSMRPDDIGISFSYPLPGTAFYERVQEQIGTKRNWTDSDDLCVMFSAAYNNDFYMALRTALHAEVDSWKKGPDPVANSIDLVTLWQRVFELEAVSRNSAATFCLDAMVAGSGKHKFVPLQTLLSSEGQV from the coding sequence ATGGCTGACGTTCTGCTAACACATTCCTACCATCTCCCCTACGATCCCAAGCAGGTGCGAAAGATGCAGCCGTATCCGCCTCTGGGTACGCTCTATGCTGCGTCCGCTCTAAGAGCCGGAGATATCGCTGTCGCCGTGTTCGATACCATGCTCGAAGATCCCAACTCGGGCTTTACAGCGGCCTTGCTGGAGCACGGCCCTAAGCTCGTGGTGATCTACGAAGATGATTTCAATTTTCTCTCGAAAATGTGCCTCACGCGCATGCGCCAACTCGCTTGGCAACTCGCTCACCAAGCAAAGCAATCTGGTGCAGTTGTAATAGCGCACGGTTCGGACATGACAGATCAGGCCGACTCCTACCTCCGCAACAACGTCGATTTCATTTTGCTGGGTGAAGCTGAAGAAACGCTCGTAGCTCTGTGTTCCGCGATTCTATCCGGTGACCCACACTTGGACATACCAGGGCTCGCATATCTTGACGCGGGAGGGGCCCTATCAAAGAGTGCAGGCGGCATCCCAAAGAACCCCTCATGGAATAGTCTGCCGCGCCCCTCACGCGAACTGATTGATCTGGCACTTTATCGCCAGGCGTGGTCCTCCGCACACGGTCACTTTTCAACAAACATCGTAGCTAGTCGCGGATGTCCCTACCGATGTAACTGGTGTGCAAAACCAATTTCTGGCAACAAGTTTCAGATCCGCTCGGCCAAAGCCGTAGCAGCTGAGATTCGTGAGCTGAAAGAAGTTTATGGTGTTGAGCACATCTGGTTTGGCGATGATGTATTCGCACTAAACCATCAATGGGTGCAAGACCTTGCAGACGAGATTGAAACGATGGAATGTGCTCTCCCTTTTAAGATCCAATCTCGTGCCGATCTAATGACACCTAAGACTGTTGCGGGACTCAAAAGAGCAGGGTGCACTGAGATATGGATGGGGGTCGAATCTGGTTCGCAGCGAATTCTCGATGCGATGGACAAGGGATTAACCGTCAATGACGTGATTACGGCACGTACCCTGCTTTCCGATAATGGTATGCGCGCGTGCTTTTTCCTGCAATTTGGTTACCCAGGCGAAACATGGGAAGACATTCAAGGGACTATTGGCCTAGTACGTAGCATGCGCCCAGATGATATCGGCATCTCTTTCTCTTATCCACTTCCAGGGACAGCGTTCTATGAGCGCGTACAGGAACAGATCGGAACCAAACGAAATTGGACCGATAGTGACGACCTGTGCGTCATGTTTTCCGCCGCCTATAACAATGACTTTTACATGGCACTACGAACCGCGCTTCACGCTGAGGTCGACTCTTGGAAAAAGGGTCCTGACCCCGTCGCGAATTCAATTGACCTAGTGACTCTTTGGCAGCGTGTTTTTGAGCTTGAAGCCGTCAGCAGAAACTCCGCGGCAACATTCTGCCTCGATGCGATGGTCGCTGGTTCAGGCAAACACAAGTTTGTTCCTCTGCAAACGCTACTCTCATCTGAGGGGCAAGTATAA
- a CDS encoding B12-binding domain-containing radical SAM protein: MAELLLTHGYFLYEDPKELQILKPYAPLGILYLCSHLQKQGFDVDVFDTTFSSREALFNHLRTETPSVVGIYANLMTRSNVVEILSVAHEAGWKTIVGGPEPGAYALEYLQSGANYVVFGEGELTMQELLEAFRANDTAACTTISGLAYLDATGNMQENPPRNQIADLDSQPWPARHAIDIARYVKTWRDAHGKGSINFITARGCPYKCRWCSHQVFGQTHRRRTPRLVVDEVEWLLQTYSPDMVWVSDDVFTINHQWLRDYAREMRLRGLRIPFECISRADRLNPEMLDLLAELGCFRIWIGSESGSQRILDSMDRGVKIEQVQQAVAMSRERGIESGMFLMWGYEGEELEDIEATIKHVSISKPDVFFTTVSYPIKGTPYYQKISSRLVQLKPWGVSSDREIKIKGRHSQKFYSYADKLLRDEVQLARMAETPDAESDRASSLRREIALARAALLSTQTEVEA, translated from the coding sequence ATGGCAGAGCTTCTACTAACTCACGGCTACTTCCTATATGAAGACCCCAAGGAGCTTCAGATTCTGAAGCCCTACGCCCCACTCGGAATCTTGTATCTATGCTCTCATCTGCAGAAGCAAGGATTTGATGTAGATGTCTTCGACACCACGTTCTCCAGTCGTGAAGCGCTCTTCAATCACCTGCGCACCGAGACACCCTCGGTCGTTGGCATCTATGCCAATCTCATGACACGAAGCAATGTAGTAGAAATTCTGAGCGTAGCGCATGAGGCAGGCTGGAAGACGATCGTAGGCGGCCCCGAACCAGGTGCGTACGCTCTTGAGTATCTTCAGTCGGGCGCGAACTATGTCGTCTTTGGTGAGGGTGAACTCACAATGCAGGAGTTGCTCGAAGCTTTTCGCGCTAATGACACCGCCGCATGCACTACCATCTCCGGACTAGCCTACCTTGATGCCACCGGAAACATGCAGGAAAACCCACCGCGTAATCAGATAGCCGATCTCGATAGTCAACCATGGCCAGCTCGTCACGCTATAGATATTGCCCGCTACGTCAAGACATGGCGCGACGCACATGGTAAAGGTTCGATCAACTTCATTACGGCTCGCGGATGCCCTTATAAATGTCGTTGGTGCAGCCATCAAGTCTTCGGCCAAACTCATCGCCGTCGTACTCCACGGCTCGTCGTCGATGAAGTGGAGTGGCTCCTCCAAACTTATTCTCCGGACATGGTCTGGGTATCTGACGACGTCTTTACTATCAATCATCAATGGCTTCGCGATTACGCGCGAGAGATGCGGCTGCGCGGCCTTCGCATTCCTTTTGAATGCATCTCTCGAGCAGATCGTCTGAATCCAGAGATGCTTGACCTTCTCGCTGAACTTGGTTGTTTCCGGATCTGGATCGGCTCTGAAAGCGGGTCGCAACGCATCCTCGACTCCATGGACCGTGGAGTAAAAATTGAGCAGGTACAACAAGCTGTCGCTATGAGCCGCGAAAGAGGCATCGAAAGCGGCATGTTCCTTATGTGGGGCTACGAAGGTGAAGAGCTAGAAGACATCGAGGCAACGATCAAGCACGTCAGCATCTCCAAACCAGATGTATTCTTCACTACCGTCTCTTATCCCATCAAAGGGACACCCTACTACCAGAAAATCTCCAGTCGCCTCGTTCAGTTGAAGCCGTGGGGGGTTAGTTCGGATCGCGAGATCAAGATTAAGGGACGTCACTCGCAAAAATTTTACAGCTACGCAGACAAACTCCTTCGAGATGAGGTCCAACTCGCTCGCATGGCCGAAACTCCTGACGCAGAATCCGACCGCGCGTCCAGCCTGCGCCGCGAGATCGCGCTCGCCCGTGCGGCTTTGCTCTCAACGCAGACCGAGGTGGAAGCATGA
- a CDS encoding class I SAM-dependent methyltransferase, with translation MIPMATAQPQAILAFDQLARRYDDLFTRSLIGRAQRNAVWRVIAQAFRSGDHILELNCGTGEDALFLAGKGVSVVACDASEQMIEYAQQRLRTEAPTTSVKFAQLPIEQIAEIRTESAFDGVFSNFSGLNCVADLSQTAENLATLIPPGAPLIICLSTRFCISEIIWFLIHGRPHEAFRRCSGHAAAKVGEFVVDVYYPTLRQLQKSFSPAFVMRSCVGIGITVPPSYVEPWIRKFPNLLHVMDTIDKALSACPGFRVIGDHMLISFERVQV, from the coding sequence ATGATTCCGATGGCGACCGCCCAGCCACAAGCCATTCTCGCCTTCGACCAATTGGCGAGGCGCTACGACGATCTGTTTACAAGATCTCTCATCGGGCGCGCTCAACGAAATGCGGTCTGGAGAGTGATCGCGCAGGCGTTTCGATCCGGAGACCACATTCTGGAATTGAACTGTGGTACAGGCGAAGACGCCCTTTTCCTTGCTGGGAAAGGAGTCTCTGTGGTTGCCTGCGACGCCTCAGAACAAATGATCGAGTATGCCCAGCAGCGCCTTCGTACCGAAGCTCCCACTACTTCCGTGAAGTTCGCCCAACTACCAATCGAGCAAATTGCTGAGATTCGAACGGAAAGCGCTTTCGACGGGGTCTTCTCAAACTTTTCAGGTCTGAATTGCGTCGCTGATCTTAGTCAAACAGCAGAAAACTTGGCAACTCTCATTCCGCCGGGTGCTCCCCTTATTATTTGTCTTTCAACCCGCTTCTGCATCTCAGAAATCATCTGGTTTCTGATTCACGGAAGGCCCCACGAAGCGTTTCGCAGATGCTCGGGCCATGCTGCAGCTAAAGTAGGTGAATTCGTTGTCGATGTCTACTATCCAACACTCCGTCAGCTGCAAAAGTCGTTCTCGCCCGCCTTCGTTATGCGTTCCTGCGTCGGCATCGGCATCACCGTCCCTCCTTCTTACGTTGAACCATGGATCCGCAAATTTCCAAACTTGCTGCATGTCATGGATACGATCGACAAAGCCCTCTCGGCGTGCCCGGGGTTTCGAGTGATTGGCGATCACATGCTCATTAGCTTCGAGAGAGTCCAGGTATGA